In the genome of Campylobacter concisus, the window GAAGCAGTGGTGGAATTTTCCATGACGCTTATAGCGTTTGGGGTGGCATTGATAAGATAATTCCAGTTGATGTCTATATCCCAGGCTGTCCTCCACATCCAGCAAGCATTATTTACGGCCTTGGCATGGCTCTTGGTATCATCGATCAAAAACTTCATAAAAAAAGCTATGAGGAAGATAACACATTGCCACCTTCAGTTGAGAAGTCGGTCATAGGCGATATCTTGTTTGAGCGTGACTTGCAAGCTGAAAGTAGAAGGCTAATGAGCTATATCTTTGGTAGAATCCTTTTTGAAAAATATATGAATGCTATCAAATGTTCAAAAGATGTCCATGACCCAAGCATTTCAAGAGAGGCTGTGCTTACAGCTATTAAAAAAGAGGAAGATCCTAGATATGCCGAGTGCATGGGGCTTTTGCATAATGATGTCTATCTAAAATATGCAAAAGCTGATAAAAGCTTTGCGATAGACGTTGATAGCGAGGTTTGGAGTAAGAGATGATACAAGTTTATAAGCTTACAAAAAGGCATATGGACGACAACGATAAGCTTCCACGCGAGCTAAAGGAGATAAAAATTTTCTCCACTTGCGTGGGACATGGCGTTGGCACGATAGACTTTAGCGAGAAAATTTTAGAGCTAAGCGATGAGGAATTTGACGAGATGATCAAAAACTCAGGCGAATACGTGAAATTTAAGATCGGAAATTTAAGCAAGTATTTTGAAGTTGAAATTTTTGCTGAGCATATCGCTAAACTCTTGCCACAGCTTTGTGAGTGTAAGCTTAAAGAAATTTTGGCAAATTTAAAAGAGGGATATATCGTGCTTAGGAAGGATTTTTGATGAAAAAGGCTATCCTTTGCATCGGTAATCCTATGCGTGGCGACGATGACGTGGGTAATGAAGTCGGCCGCATCGTAGAAGCTGAGCTAAAAGAGTGGAAGGTCTTTTTCGGGCAAGATGTGCCTGAGAATGAATTCTCAGCTATTAGAGAATTTGCACCTGAGATTTTGATAGTCGTCGATGCGATGAGCGGTTTTAGTGAGGATAAGATAGAGTTTTTTGATCTAAGCAACGATAGAGACTATATCTACTCGACTCACAATCTCCCTACGCCAGTACTTTTAAGCTACTTGCGTAAAATTTGTCCAAAGACGCTCTTTTTAGGCATTAGTGTCTTGCTCGAAAATGTCTTAAATTTTGAAGAAGGTCTAAGTGAGCAAGCCAAAAAAAGTGCCAGAAAAGCTTTTTTGAGAATTGTAGAGATTGATAAAAATTTAGTTGGTTAAATTTAGCAAATAGCTAAATTTAGTCTTTTTGGTTGCTAAAGGCAAAATTTTGCTTTTAATTGTGAGCAGCAATCTTGGCTTTTAGTGATTTTGCAAAGTGTTAAACTTTGGTCGCAAAGATGAGCCTGGCTCATGTGCGAGATTGAAAATAAAAAGGAGAATGTGATGTTAAATCCGGCAGAAACCGCTCAAGCGGTCTCAAGCTCTATGGAGCATAAGGCTCATATGCCACTTACTAGTATTATCTTCCTTGCTATCATGCTGGAGCCGCTATTGCTATGGGTGATATTTTCTGGGCTCACTCGACAGTTGGTATGGCTGAAAATCAGTCTATTGGCCTTTCAAATTTTATCGGTGGTATCACATTTAGTTGTGGTCTTATGATGGTTGTTTTTTATGGTGGTCACCTCTTTACAAGCTCTGTTTTAAGTGGTGTTAGTGCATATGAAGGAAAGCTAAAACTAGGTAAGACTATCGGATACTGGGCTATCGTTTGGATATTTAACTTCGTTGGCGGCGCACTGATCGCTTATATGTACTACTACTCAGGCTTGCCACTAAAGTATGATGGCTACATCTTGCAGCACTTTATACCAGCTGGCATTGGCAAGATCACAGCACCATTTCATGAGCTATTTATCCGCGGAATTTTTTGTAACGTCTTTGTTTGTATGTCTATTTGGACTGCGACAAGTGAGAGCAATCTATCTGGTAAATTCTTTGCCATTATGTGGATGATCGGCGCATTTGTGGCTTGCTCAATGGAGCACTGCGTGGCAAATATGTTCATAATCACTGAAGCCATCATCTCAAAAGCTCACTATATAGCAGCAAACGGCGGAGATATCGCTGCTGCAGCTGCGGCTCTAGGACATGGCATTACGGCTGAAAAACTAGAAGTTTTAAACTGGGGAAATTTTATCGGTAAAAACTTAGTTCCAGTTACACTTGGTAATATCTGCGGCGGACTTTTCTTTGTTGGTTTAGTTGGCTTTATGGCAAATAAATTCGATATGAAGAAAAAAGCTTAAAAATTTTAGTCTTTGCTTCTTGGCAAAGACTATTCCTCTAAGGCTACTTTTTGCTAGCCATTATAAAAATTTTTGATTTTTAGTTTTAGTTTGTGTAACTTTCAAGTTTTTCATAATCAATTATTAAAAACTCGTGTGGTGTAATCTTTCTTATAATGTCATCTTTTATAAGCTCATTAAATGCAGTTGAAGCACTTTGCCTCTTAAGTCCTACGAAGCTTGAGAGCACTTTTAGAGAAAATGGCAAAAAGAGGTAATGATAGCCATTTTGCTTTAAATCTTGTTCGCGTGCAAGCTCGATCAAAAAATTTGCAATCCTACCTTTTGCATCTTCAAAAAGTATTGATTTTATGATCTGACGTTGCACGATGATAGCATTTAGCACCGCTTTTAAAATTTCATCTACAACATTTACATTTGATAAAATTTCACTTATTTCGCTTAAGTTTATGGAGTAAATTTTTGCGTCTTCTAAAATTTCAAAAGCACAATTATCATCAAGAACAGCGATGTTGTTTGCTTCCAAACGGTAAAGGATAAATTCTTCCCCGTCTTCAAAAAACGAAAGCTTTGCACAGCCACTTTTTAAAATGATGATTTTGATCTCTTCTGCGTAAATGATGCTTGTTTTTGGAAGGTTTTTGTACTCAAATTTATCAAGCTCGGATTGAGTTAGGATATCTAAAATTTGTGTTTGTAAAAGGCCTAAACGTGACTTTTTCATGATTCTCCCAAAAGTAGTTTTGGATTTTATCTTAGAAAGTATTTAATCAAGTTGAAATTTTTGCTTTTTAATTTTTAAATTTCAATAATTTTTAAA includes:
- a CDS encoding Cro/Cl family transcriptional regulator, whose amino-acid sequence is MKKSRLGLLQTQILDILTQSELDKFEYKNLPKTSIIYAEEIKIIILKSGCAKLSFFEDGEEFILYRLEANNIAVLDDNCAFEILEDAKIYSINLSEISEILSNVNVVDEILKAVLNAIIVQRQIIKSILFEDAKGRIANFLIELAREQDLKQNGYHYLFLPFSLKVLSSFVGLKRQSASTAFNELIKDDIIRKITPHEFLIIDYEKLESYTN
- a CDS encoding hydrogenase 3 maturation endopeptidase HyCI, with the translated sequence MKKAILCIGNPMRGDDDVGNEVGRIVEAELKEWKVFFGQDVPENEFSAIREFAPEILIVVDAMSGFSEDKIEFFDLSNDRDYIYSTHNLPTPVLLSYLRKICPKTLFLGISVLLENVLNFEEGLSEQAKKSARKAFLRIVEIDKNLVG
- a CDS encoding hydrogenase, which translates into the protein MSLYQVPEDIKTANDLTAKLEHLKNIKRSFSVYRIDCGSCNGCEIEIFAAITPMWDPERFGFKLVANPRHADILLCTGPVTRQMYYPLLRAYEATPDPKIVVALGACGSSGGIFHDAYSVWGGIDKIIPVDVYIPGCPPHPASIIYGLGMALGIIDQKLHKKSYEEDNTLPPSVEKSVIGDILFERDLQAESRRLMSYIFGRILFEKYMNAIKCSKDVHDPSISREAVLTAIKKEEDPRYAECMGLLHNDVYLKYAKADKSFAIDVDSEVWSKR